In the genome of Panicum virgatum chloroplast, complete genome, the window GATTCGCGTTCTTGAAAATCGGCACTTCTCCAAACCCAGAAGACAGACGGGATTCTAGGATTATCTTTTTGAGCAAAGACTTTTATGCATACTTCTTCTGGGTTATCTATACCATATTGTATTCTCGTAAGATGATACACGCTAGCTAAAGATCCACCGGGTGCTACGTCATAAGCACATTGGGAACGTAAATAATTGTAACCATATACATATAAAATGACAGCAATGGAATCCCAATCCCCCGCTTTTATTTGTAAAGTCTCTATTCCTCGGTGATCGAAGCCCAAAGATCTATGAACCACCTCATGTTTGACTAGCCAATTAGATAACCAACCCTGCTGCATTGTCTTGATCTCTCCCCCTTTGTATAAATATTTCACATTTCAAATGCAAGTTTGAAAGATTGCACTGCTCTTTCTTTTTCTGCACAAAAGAACCCCTCCTAATTCACTAATTTGTAGGAAGATATTGGACTTTTGGATTTGAAAAGAGTTTCAGAAGATATATCTAAAGTAGATGGTGATTGATAGAGCAATTCTTGTTCGTAAGTTCCAGTGTGAGTACTGCGCCGAACATAAAGCTTGTGACGGGTAGTAAAAGATCTATTTTTCTTTTGACTTTGACATAGAGTTCGATCCTCAACTATTTCTCGCGATATCTTCTTAC includes:
- the ndhJ gene encoding NADH-plastoquinone oxidoreductase subunit J: MQQGWLSNWLVKHEVVHRSLGFDHRGIETLQIKAGDWDSIAVILYVYGYNYLRSQCAYDVAPGGSLASVYHLTRIQYGIDNPEEVCIKVFAQKDNPRIPSVFWVWRSADFQERESYDMVGISYDNHPRLKRILMPESWIGWPLRKDYITPNFYEIQDAH